The following nucleotide sequence is from Clupea harengus chromosome 17, Ch_v2.0.2, whole genome shotgun sequence.
GTTTGGTGTTTGGATGAATCAGAGCATGTGATTGACATTCTTCTGTTTTTGAACTAGTCAATAAGAAGTGTACTCCCCTTGAACTGTAGGCATTCATTGTATTGTCTGACTGTAAATCTTTGTGCAGTCCTGgtgttgcgcacacacacacacacacacacacacacacacacacataatcctcATCTGGGCTCCGTTTTTCCTGCACATCTGGACTGTAACTCTTCCGTGTTGTTTCCTGTGACTGCAGGGATCGGTAAGCCGAAACGGAAACCTGGCATGCGGGACACGGCCCCCAACGCAGACACCGATCAGTATGCCGACAACGGCGAGCGCCTTTACGACCTTAACCTGCCAGCACTCGTCAAGTTCAGCTACGCAGCCGAGCGCGAGGATGAACTGTCTCTGGTCAAGGGGACGCGGGTGATCGTCATGGAGAAGTGCAGCGACGGCTGGTGGCGTGGCAGCTACCAGGGCCGCTCCGGCTGGTTCCCGTCCAACTACGTGACGGAGGATATGGATGGCAGTGCCACGCTGGCGTCGGGGGAGCCGGCCTCATCGCTACCGGAGAAGCTGGCGGCCGCCGTGCACGGGGCCACGCCCGGCGGCTACGCCGCCAACGGTAACGGCAGCCGCGGGGTTCTGCACACGGTGCAGGCGCTGTATCCCTTCAGCTCGACCAATGAGGAGGAGCTGCGCTTCGAGAAGGGAGAACTGATGGAGGTGATTGAGAAGCCCGAGAATGACCCAGAGTGGTGGAAATGCCGGAAGGCAGACGGCCAGGTAGGCCTGGTGCCCAAGAACTACGTGACGGTGCTGGCCGAGGCAGCCTGTGTAGGTCCTCCCACCCCGGACTGCGACTACGTCCAGCCCTCCGCAAGCGGACGCTTCGCCGGCAAGCTGTGGTACTACGGTAAGGTGACACGGCACCAGGCAGAGGTGGCCCTCAACCAGCGCGGCACTGAGGGAGACTTCCTTATCCGCGACAGCGAATCATCGGTGAGTAGGGCGAACAATGATGCTTTAAGTATCGTATtgtacacactctctgtcataCAGTAAAGTGAAGTTGAATCTTGGAAAGATCACTGTCCAACTAATCTATTTGtcaccttttttcttttctcgcACACAGCCCAACGACTTCTCCATTTCCTTAAAGGCCGCGGCCAAAAACAAGCATTTCAAAGTGCAGCTGAAGGACACCCTCTACTGCATAGGCCAGCGCAAGTTCAACTCCATGGAGGAGCTGGTGGAACACTACAAAAAAGCGCCCATCTTCACCAGTGAACAGGGGGACAAACTCTACCTGGTCAAAGCCCTCGCAGCGTCCTGATCACTCCAGAAATGTCAAACTCGGCCTATAAACTGACATATAAAAGACTACATCCAAAACAGACTCGTGGGAAATAATGAACATTCCAAGTGAAGATGAGTGcgaagaggagagaatgagaagaggagagataaggTGGACTATGACTTGCTCTTAAGGACGTGGACACATACAATTGTATTAAATCATGTTTAGGTCATAGGACGCAACGTATGTCAACATATACTAGATCTACATTTAGTTCATTTTGTTAATATatattctttttcatgttttgttttttttgttttgtttttgtttttttttttttaatgtgatgcTTACATTCTTCCCAGGACTAACAGCCACAGGGAGCTTTTCAGCATCACAAACAGCCATTGGGAGTTTTGAAAGAAAATGCTTAAAAATGCTTAAGAATTCCTGTACTTTTCCTGTCATTCTGCTGAGCTGCAAACTTTTTGGACATTCTTTCACACGCCACCTGCCACATCATGCCTGGAGAAACTTTTGCTAATagtgcaaacaaaataaaacagaaattgaAGTGAGTgaccaaattatttatttgccaGATTTAAAATGCTGTTTTGTGAAACCATAAAACCATTTGGATTTTaggatttattattattattattattattattattattatttataataagGTGAGAGGTCATagtcaaatatttgttttaattttaccGCTTCCAAAAATTGCAGTCCCACCAAAAGTGGTCTGTTATTATGAAGTAAAACtgtcaataaaaataaaaaaactattaGCATACAACAAACTATTCTGATGTAATCTAGGTAGTTCTATGTGAAGGAACTGACTCGGTACATGAAGTGACTGCTTGGAACAGAAAGACTCGTTTAGATGCTGGCTGTGTGTCTCGGATATCTGTGTTGTGGGAGGTAAGGGGTACTGCTGGATAGGGATAGGGTGGCTCTGTGCTGAGAATGTGTCTGGATCAGAGGTTGGTGCATTTGTGGAGTTCATCTGAAGACCATCATGAGGACTTTTGATTGGAGGGGGGTGGTGTATCACTTTCTGCTCTTTACACTCCAACAGTGAAGCGGGAGAAGGTGCAATTTGACCCCCAATTGTGTTGCAGTCACTGTTTCCTGTTATTCCACTGCACTGATAGAAAAAGCCACAGGATGCGGAGAGGAGTGCAGTCACTAGGATGAGTGGCTCGCATAGGATATGTAAAACGGCACCTACAAGGATGTTTATGCAGGAAAATGGATGCTGGCAGTGTTGGCAGGTCACCCCGCTTCACTGGATTGGGTCCTGAGATGTGTGATGCTATGCTCAGTGTATTCTCTGGGGGTAAGGGGGCTGCGTTCCTCTcgttgtccctctctctctctctctctctctctctctctctctctctctctctctctctctctctctctctgatgacttTTCCAGCTGTACAGAGGTGGACTGTTTGGCTGAGGAAAGGAGGGGAATTCAGAGACTAATGGAAAAATACGACACcagaaaaaacaaaagcagcTAGATCTAGAACGTATGTCTGGGGAGTATGTACTAGTCTGGAGTATCAATCAGCAcagtggagagagtgtgtctctgcGTCCCTCGTGGAGGAAAGAAGTCATATATGAGCTGTTTTTATATTTTACCAGCAACTGTAATTCCATTTCCATTAGGTGACTGAACTGCTTACACTTAATGTTTTTAAGAGTTTAGGATTTCAGATGCTCCATGATCACCATCTGTGTGAAGACAAGTTTGGCAGGCTTTTACAAGGAAGACGGCTGGGTGTGAGTAGTCCTTtcctgctctaaacctctctgGAAGACCCCCTGACATAAACAACACAGAAGGTCTTATTGATATATTACTGTAGTCATCGCGCATTAGTGAATATGGAATTGGAAAAGTGAAAACGGTGATGTCATTCCATTAAAAACTGAGCGTGATGATTAAATGTGAACACAGAGTTCCATGGTGTGCCCTCCATCTCCCAGCTCTCATGAGTAGcagacctccatctcccatctctctctcgtgtagcagacctccatctctcccgtgtagcagacctccatctcccatctctctcgtgtagcagacctccatctctcatctctctctctcgtgtagcagacctccatctcccatctctctctcatgtgtagcagacctccatctcccatctctctcatgtagcagacctccatctcccatctctctcgtgtagcagacctccatctcccatctctctctcgtgtagcagacctccatctctctcgtgtagcagacctccatctcccatctctctcgtgtagcagacctccatctcccatctctctcatgtagcagacctccatctcccatctctctctcgtgtagcagacctccatctcccatctctctctcgtgtgtagcagacctccatctctcatctctcatgagtagcagacctccatctctcatctctctctcatgcgtagcagacctccatctctcttatgtgtagcagacctccatctcccatctctctcgtgtagcagacctccatctcccatctctctcgtgtagcagacctccatctcccatctctctcgtgtagcagacctccatctcccatctctctctcgtgtagcagacctccatctctctcgtgtagcagacctccatctcccatctctctctcgtgtagcagacctccatctctctcgtgtAGCAGACCTCCATCTCGGCGTGATCTGGACTGCTGCTTTGCATGTGCGTGATGAGCCAATGTTTCTGCGTTGGATTCAAATGGGCAGAAACCCGCAGTGGGAAAACTTCCGCCCCAGGATTAATTTTACGGCCGAGTCCCGGCACTGACTGATTTCTGACACTGACAGGGTGCCCGATAACTTGTGTCCTTGTGGTCATGGTCTCTTTTTGAAGAGTTGATTTCATAAGAGTAGAGTGCTAAGCACCAAACCATGATGTCTTTTGAGAAGGTGACACTTTTGGCTACTGCATTATGTATGACACTGACTTGAATACCACACTTTTAGAGAAGTCACACCAGAGGACCAGGCTTGAATCACTTGAATACAAAACTCTCATTCAGTATGGATTTATGATTCATGTCTTTAACAGCCTCGGTGGTCAGATATTAGCATTGGCAAATATAGTCAATATTAGTAATGGCAAAATATATAGTCTGTTTTGAATTCTGAGAACTCCATTTTTCCAACTTTAATCTGCGAGTTGTGCTGTCAGGAATATTACAGATTATGCAATATGAACATCAAACCtcatgggggaaaaaagagtcaAGATGTCAGTACTGTTATTGTATTCAGATATAACTAAGACAAATTCAGATAACTTTACATTAAGTCTAACACTGATTATGCAAAATCACATCATTTCAAAAGGCAGTCAGGATTCTTGTGAAGCGCACACTGGAGTCACACATATGATGATcttacaaatatatattatgAATGCCAACCAATCAATACATATATAGACTGTGACGTGTTTACAATTACAAAATTGTAAAGATGTCTTCAAAGATGACTCATTGAGCTCAGAATTCCACTGATTGTTACTGATTGTATTTCATCTACGTATGCCACAAACGGAATAAAGTATGGAACCATTTTGCCCCCAAGTGGTTACCAAAAGAACTATCTGAAAAAGTAGGTTGGCAAGTGATCCGCTTCACTCGTCAAATCATTAAGAGGTTGtacatttcttttaaaaatatattgACTTGCTCGATTTCCAGAAATCCAGTGTAGTTGGAACAGATTATTCAGTAGTTTCCGTTTTTCATATACTCCAAATGAGAGATGGACAGAACTATAAGGGGGTTTCCTATTTAATAACCACATTTTGGTCCCTTTCCAAAAGGGGACCCCCTGCAGTGCAATATGCCCACAAcagtgcctgtgtctgtctgtctctccactggCTGGggctccagccccccccccccacccccccacacaatGTGCCTTTCTGCTTTAGACAGCTACTGCCTTTGGGTTATTAATGACTTCCACATAGATCCAGCTCTCGGAACATCTCGATAAAAGTCTTTTGTAACAGTAACATGATACAAATTTGGCAATGTAATACTGTTTTACTACTCGTATACAAAATAATCTCATTAAATTCTGCTAAAGGAATAGATGATGACAGTATAACTCAACGAGTGCAAACAGTATAAGAACAATCGAGGCCACTATCAAACAACAATTTTGGTGTCCCCCTAAGACTAGTGCAATTTTGATCAGAGCAATCAGTTCTAGCTCAGAAATGTCATTAAAAAGATTTAGCGGAGTATCTACCTACTTGCAAAATACACATTTCATCTGCAGTACTCATGTGTACTGAAATAGTCAGTCATTATTGAAACACTGAATACTAAATATATCTTTTCTTGTGAGcactaaaaaaaatacattcttTTCAGAAATGTCACTTTCTCCATACACACTTCACATTATCATATTAGCCAGATGGGGACTGCTGGCCATGTCTTATGGCATATATGGCATCAGGAATGCTAAGAGACTCAAAAGCAGAACATTGGTCTGGGTTCATTTGCAGCATCTCTGTACCATGACATACAGTAGATCAGGCGTGACTAGCAATGTGATGTTTGGGGCTAACtgtggggcggcagtggtacaggaggtaaagaagtcgtttagtaatcagaaggtagctagttcgattccctgtcgaagcgtccttgagcaagacactgaacccctaattgctcctgatgtgcagtgtgccatcagtgtaaatgtaaaatgtgtatacattgtaagtcgcacatatgtaagtcgctttggataaaagcgtctgctaaatgactaaatgtaaatgtaacggGGTTCCTGACCCTCAGAAGTACAGTCTGTCAGAGATGGCGGCAGGCAGGTGGGTTCCTGACCCTCAGAAGTACAGTCTGTCAGAGATGGCGGCAGGCAGGTGGGTTCCTGGCCCTCAGAAGTACAGTCTGTCAGAGATGGCGGCAGGCAGGTGGGTTCATGACCCTCAGAAGTACAGTCTGTCAGAGATGGCGGCAGGCAGGTGGGGGGGTTCCTGACCCTCAGAAGTACAGTCTGTCAGAGATGGCGGCAGGCAGGTGGGTCATGACCTGCATACGGATCCACCAGTGAGGCTCCATGGGGTTGTACCGTGTGAAAGGCCGCTGGGACACGATGGCGTCGGTGATGTCCTCGAGGACAGGGGCCACATCCTTCTGGCCACTGCCGCAGTAGGAGCGCATCAGGGCCACAAGCTGATCAAAGTGGGCCTTGCCATAGTCCTCCTGGACCACAGGGGGCGCCTCTCGCCACAGTTTGTCCGCAGTGGCAGCCACTAGTTCGCGTGAAAGTATGCCGGTGGCTGCCACAAAGTTCCCCGGCTCTACTAATGCCACTTTGACCCCCCAGGGCTTCATCTCGTAGCGTAGGCAGTCAGTGAAGACTTCCACGCCGTACTTGGAGACGCAGTAGGACGAGCGCAGTGCGTTGCCCATGCGGCCGTACATGCTGGCCAGGTTGACCACGCGCCCTGGGaaaggacaaacacactcattttcaAACACTGATCTCGCTTGATCATGGTCACAGGTTGAAAGCTTGCATAACTGTGCCATTTATTCTGCCATTATTCCCTCGGTTACTGGAATgcacttttaaaataaataaaatatgaactGGCAATTCACCATCCTCTCAATCTAGTGAAAGAGATATAGTGGAACTTTTAAAAGCAAAGCTGTGGATGCATGTGAGCGTGTGAATAATATATTatatgctagttagctagaaaGCAAAGGTTAAAGTCCAGTTCTTTAACAAATCTCCCCAGCATTCTTTTGCACAGTGGTGAACGATTGACCAAGCTACAAGTGGGGATGCATAGTCATTTTAAAACCCAACACTTTTCATATAGATTTACAGGTCTTTGGATTACAAGATTGTCAAGATTGTTGAATGAGCTAAGAAGAAGCAGAGCAATGTCAACTGTATCCACATTTCAGCTGTAACTGAAAATAGGATTCCTAAATAATAGTTGTGCCTTCCTCACCTTTAGCCCTTCGGATGAGTGGCAGCAGGGCCTTGGTGGTCCTGACGGTACCCCACAGATTGACCTCCGACACCTGCTTGTAGTTCTCCATGGAAGTGAACTCCACCTCGCCGAAGGTGGAAACACCGGCATTGTTCACCAGGGCCCATAGACCTGCACAGGGCAGAATCAGGATGATGAGAGTATTCAGTCCTGTATGAACTCGTCTCATATCTACGACTACCATCTGCTAAACGAGGAATGTTACGACTGACCTAAACCATTGT
It contains:
- the nck1b gene encoding cytoplasmic protein NCK1 isoform X1; translation: MTEEVIVVAKFDYMAQQEQELDIKKNERLWLLDDSKSWWRVRNTTNKTGFVPSNYVERKNSARKASIVKNLKDTLGIGKPKRKPGMRDTAPNADTDQYADNGERLYDLNLPALVKFSYAAEREDELSLVKGTRVIVMEKCSDGWWRGSYQGRSGWFPSNYVTEDMDGSATLASGEPASSLPEKLAAAVHGATPGGYAANGNGSRGVLHTVQALYPFSSTNEEELRFEKGELMEVIEKPENDPEWWKCRKADGQVGLVPKNYVTVLAEAACVGPPTPDCDYVQPSASGRFAGKLWYYGKVTRHQAEVALNQRGTEGDFLIRDSESSPNDFSISLKAAAKNKHFKVQLKDTLYCIGQRKFNSMEELVEHYKKAPIFTSEQGDKLYLVKALAAS
- the bdh1 gene encoding D-beta-hydroxybutyrate dehydrogenase, mitochondrial, which produces MAPLPYVRVALLVGFSVLLTLVLGFGLPAALNFLARCCGFSDASVTECVVVVYLLFILYVAVPRLPRGTVKIESKAVFITGCDSGFGHALAKHLHKKGFIVFAGCLLKEKDGDGAKELQEMHSERMKVLQLDVCSDEQVANAVEFVKANLEDSEKGLWALVNNAGVSTFGEVEFTSMENYKQVSEVNLWGTVRTTKALLPLIRRAKGRVVNLASMYGRMGNALRSSYCVSKYGVEVFTDCLRYEMKPWGVKVALVEPGNFVAATGILSRELVAATADKLWREAPPVVQEDYGKAHFDQLVALMRSYCGSGQKDVAPVLEDITDAIVSQRPFTRYNPMEPHWWIRMQVMTHLPAAISDRLYF
- the nck1b gene encoding cytoplasmic protein NCK1 isoform X2, with the translated sequence MGWELWSWKAVRFLCALWVFHMEQQHGSRGKLGLAGGKAKMDMANLFKHFFRIGKPKRKPGMRDTAPNADTDQYADNGERLYDLNLPALVKFSYAAEREDELSLVKGTRVIVMEKCSDGWWRGSYQGRSGWFPSNYVTEDMDGSATLASGEPASSLPEKLAAAVHGATPGGYAANGNGSRGVLHTVQALYPFSSTNEEELRFEKGELMEVIEKPENDPEWWKCRKADGQVGLVPKNYVTVLAEAACVGPPTPDCDYVQPSASGRFAGKLWYYGKVTRHQAEVALNQRGTEGDFLIRDSESSPNDFSISLKAAAKNKHFKVQLKDTLYCIGQRKFNSMEELVEHYKKAPIFTSEQGDKLYLVKALAAS